A stretch of DNA from Tsuneonella amylolytica:
CCGCGGGTGTAGACGTTGGCGGTATCGATGAAATTGATCCCGGCATCGAGCGCCTGCTTCACCATCGAAGTCGACGCGTCCTGATCGAGGCCTGCGATGGCGGCGAACATGCCGGGGTCGGTGCCGAAGGTCATCGCACCCAGGCACAGTTCGGATACGATGAGGCCGGTGGAGCCCAGTCGGTTGTAGCGCATGTCGTCTCCTAACCGCGAACGTCTCTCATCCGCGCGTCTGTCCCGTCCCCCGCACGATCCACTTGTAGGTCGTCAGCCCCTCCAGCGCCACCGGCCCACGCGCGTGGAGGCGCCCGGTCGCGATGCCGATCTCCGCGCCGAGGCCGAATTCGCCTCCGTCGGCGAACTGGCTGGAGGCATTGTGCATCACGATCGCCGAATCGACCCGGGCGAGGAATTGCGCCGCAATGGCGTCATCCTCGGTCACGATCGCATCGGTATGGTGCGACCCGTGCGCGGCAATATGCGCCATTGCCGCGCCGACCCCGTCGACGACCGCGACGCTGAGCACCGCGTCGAGGTATTCGGTGTCCCAGTCCTCGTCCGACGCCGCCAAGACCCGCGGGTCGATCGCCTGCGCCCGCGCATCGCCGCGTAGCTCGCACCCGGCGTCGAGCAGTGCAGCCAGCAACGCCGGCGCATCCGGGTAGGCGGCGTCCACGAGCAGCGTCTCCATCGCCCCGCAAATGCCCGTCCGCCGCATCTTTGCATCGAGCGCGATGGCGGTCGCCTTGGCCGGGTCGGCGGCGGCGTGGACGTAGGTCGCGTTGTTACCGTCGAGATGGGCGAGCACCGGCACCCGCGCATCGGCCTGGACCCGCGCGACGAGGTTCTTGCCACCGCGTGGCACGATCATGTCGATGAGGCCCGCCGCCCCCAGCATCGCCCCCACCGCGGAGCGATCCTGCGTCGGCACGAACTGGACGGTGGCGCGCGGCACGCCTTCGGCTGCCAGCCCCTGCACGAAGGCCGCGTGGATTGCGCGGTTGGTGCCCGCCGCTTCACTCCCGCCGCGCAGCAGCACCGCGTTGCCGCTGGCGAAGCACAGCGCCGCGGCGTCCGCGGTCACGTTGGGACGGCTTTCGTAGACGATGCCGACGAGGCCGATGGGAATGCGCACCCGCTCAAGCACGAGGCCGTTGGGCCGTTCCCCGCGCGAGATCGTTTCGCCGAGCGGCGACGGCAGCGCGGCCACCGCTTCGATGGCGGCGGCGATCCCTTCCAGCCGGGTGGGATCGAGGCAGAGCCGGTCGAGCATCGCGAGGGTAAGGCCAGCCCGTTCTCCGACGGCGCAGTCGAGCGCGTTTGCGTCTAGTATGCATGCAGCGTCCGCGCGCACGGAAGCGGCTGCCGAGCGCAGCGCGGCCGAGCGGTGCGCCGCGCTTATTTCTGCGAGTAACGGCAGGGTCGCGCGCGCTGATTGCGCAAGACGCGCGATCAGTTCGGCGGGACGTTCGCTGTCGGCCATGCCATGATCGCTAGCAGCGCAATTGCCTCAAGTCAGGCAAGGAAAGCGATAGGCGCGCGAACGCCGATTGCCACTTCGTGTTCCCGACAAAATGCAAAAAAAGCGCGATTGCGAACGTTTCACCGCACGACTCGTCCGACTCGCCCCGAGTCCCCGCTCGTGGATTCGACCTTCAGGTTAACTTTGGCTAGCCGGCGCCCGGGATAAAAACGGGTCGTAGGGGTCTCGGACACATGACAGCAACCGCCGGCGGGCCGCTTGCCCGCCTGCGCGCCTGGTTTCCCGATCGCGAGTTTTTCATGCGGTCGCAGGGACAGGTTCGTTTCATCAAGATAACATCGCGCGTCCAGATGACCGTCGCGGGCATCGTGCTCGCCGCGCTCGTCGCCTGGGGCGTGTCGATGGCGGTCATGGGCTGGCTGCAGTATCGCGCCGCCGCCGACCGAATGTCTCTGCTCGAGCGCGAGGCCAAGGTCGCAACGTCCGAAGAACGGTTTGACGCCTACAGCCGCGATCTCGGCAAAACGACCGCCGATCTCGCCAAGCGGCAGGAGTTCCTCGAGGAGATGGTGGAATCACTGCCCGCCGACATGCGCAGCGACGAAACCGTGACCGATTCGACCGGCGAGGCGGCCGCGACCGTCGAAAAGGTCAGCGCACTGTTCCCGCAAGCCGCCGGGCTCGCCCGGATCGAAGCGCGTCAACTCGCCTTCGCCGAAAAACTGACCCGCTATGCCGACCGCCGCGCTGAACGAAGCGCTGCGGCGATCCGCAAGCTGGGGCTCGATCCCAAC
This window harbors:
- a CDS encoding glutamate-5-semialdehyde dehydrogenase — translated: MADSERPAELIARLAQSARATLPLLAEISAAHRSAALRSAAASVRADAACILDANALDCAVGERAGLTLAMLDRLCLDPTRLEGIAAAIEAVAALPSPLGETISRGERPNGLVLERVRIPIGLVGIVYESRPNVTADAAALCFASGNAVLLRGGSEAAGTNRAIHAAFVQGLAAEGVPRATVQFVPTQDRSAVGAMLGAAGLIDMIVPRGGKNLVARVQADARVPVLAHLDGNNATYVHAAADPAKATAIALDAKMRRTGICGAMETLLVDAAYPDAPALLAALLDAGCELRGDARAQAIDPRVLAASDEDWDTEYLDAVLSVAVVDGVGAAMAHIAAHGSHHTDAIVTEDDAIAAQFLARVDSAIVMHNASSQFADGGEFGLGAEIGIATGRLHARGPVALEGLTTYKWIVRGTGQTRG